In Gemmobacter fulvus, a single window of DNA contains:
- a CDS encoding glycosyltransferase family 2 protein, whose protein sequence is MTARLSCIVPAYNEAARIGAVLAVLAPHPLLAEVIVVDDGSSDGTADMAMRHPVRVIRLPGNRGKTAALAVGLAAAQHDAVMLIDSDLSGLTAADVTALAAPVLSGQADATISLRGNAPGLWRWIGLDYISGERVFSRALLAGQGEVLRRLPKFGFEVFLNAIWIRQRLRLAVVRWPGVSSPSKAQKRGVLAGLWADAAMLADMVRTIGLPTALQQILRMRGVRV, encoded by the coding sequence ATGACGGCGCGCCTGTCCTGCATCGTTCCGGCCTATAACGAGGCGGCGCGTATCGGCGCGGTGCTGGCGGTGTTGGCCCCTCATCCGTTGCTGGCCGAGGTGATCGTGGTAGATGATGGCTCGTCGGACGGCACGGCAGATATGGCGATGCGCCATCCGGTGCGGGTGATCCGGCTGCCGGGCAACCGCGGCAAGACGGCAGCCTTGGCGGTGGGGCTGGCGGCGGCGCAGCACGATGCCGTCATGCTGATCGACAGCGACCTGAGCGGGCTGACGGCGGCGGATGTCACCGCGCTGGCCGCGCCTGTGCTGTCGGGGCAGGCCGATGCCACGATCAGCCTGCGTGGCAATGCGCCGGGCCTGTGGCGCTGGATCGGGCTGGATTACATCTCGGGCGAGCGGGTGTTTTCACGCGCTCTGCTGGCAGGGCAGGGGGAGGTGCTGCGCCGCCTGCCGAAATTCGGCTTCGAAGTGTTTCTGAACGCGATCTGGATCCGGCAGCGGCTTCGGCTTGCCGTGGTGCGCTGGCCGGGGGTGTCGAGCCCCAGCAAGGCGCAGAAGCGCGGCGTGCTGGCGGGGCTCTGGGCCGATGCCGCCATGCTGGCCGATATGGTCCGCACCATCGGCCTGCCCACGGCGCTGCAACAGATCCTCCGGATGCGCGGCGTCAGGGTGTAA
- a CDS encoding FecR family protein has product MPIALTRRLLLASPALSVLPRRLWAAEPIGTTRSLTGTATLTRTGGAYPLHPDDPLTEGDMVATAADSLATLELFTQTQIHLGPDAQFTIDRFTADLGGVISIGGAVVFDRPDDLPPLDLTVQSAFAQIGVRGTRFFAGPSRGTYGVFVARGRVVVQAAGASRTLLAGEGVDIASAGAAPSAVARWGEARIAEAFAGLGLTP; this is encoded by the coding sequence ATGCCCATTGCCCTGACGCGCCGCCTGCTGCTTGCCAGCCCTGCCCTGTCGGTCTTGCCGCGCAGGCTCTGGGCGGCAGAGCCGATCGGCACCACGCGCAGCCTGACCGGCACCGCCACCCTGACCCGCACAGGCGGTGCTTATCCCCTGCACCCCGACGATCCGCTGACCGAGGGCGATATGGTGGCGACGGCAGCAGACAGCCTTGCGACGCTTGAGCTGTTCACGCAGACCCAGATCCATCTTGGCCCCGATGCGCAGTTCACCATTGATCGCTTTACCGCCGATCTGGGCGGCGTCATCAGCATCGGCGGGGCCGTGGTCTTTGACCGCCCCGATGATCTGCCCCCGCTGGATCTGACCGTGCAAAGCGCCTTTGCGCAGATCGGCGTGCGCGGCACCCGGTTTTTTGCCGGGCCAAGCCGGGGCACTTACGGCGTGTTCGTGGCACGCGGGCGCGTCGTGGTGCAAGCCGCCGGGGCCAGCCGCACGCTGCTGGCGGGCGAGGGTGTGGATATCGCCAGCGCCGGGGCCGCGCCCTCTGCCGTTGCCCGCTGGGGTGAGGCCCGCATTGCCGAAGCCTTTGCCGGGCTGGGCCTTACACCCTGA